The Trichoderma atroviride chromosome 5, complete sequence genome contains a region encoding:
- a CDS encoding uncharacterized protein (EggNog:ENOG41~TransMembrane:1 (o338-357i)), with protein sequence METRANKSHSHRCLSSKIPCKYPDQPPEEEPEQETPSLWWPEDIENACAEWKETGEPPFMSLAPSPSWHTMDMKDLRYIYKMALVANILELSNTNDICLLWGEMGVLFQLATQYDFVAHTLAATSAQRLAVTTKSHEASLDAFHYRKQALHGLYRAMGSFSKENADAILAASLGCSYIMSDSRSLMTLAGNISTVSLESIVLSTTPLTIEQVANRMKPWLERSAFHRIFTYELPCPENEEQAAATPPETGDVEHRFALVKKLLAEGVNSVNGLAFCFQGDRDLSAVLRQLRDVMRLVHERLGSDITAEDQYRLVYPFTAWFVKSPAASFVSLSKKNPYMLVFLLHLYAVVVALTTALPRIDVPLFAKYRLRAILQICSVLKDDPGFLCQRCNGLHAYQEIMSFPLNSVSAYQQLGREKEFPGA encoded by the exons ATGGAAACAAGAGCTAACAAATCTCATAGTCACAGATGTCTTTCTTCAAAAATACCGTGTAAATATCCTGATCAGCCTCCGGAGGAAGAGCCTGAACAGGAGACTCCTTCTCTCTGGTGGCCGGAAGACATTGAAAATGCATGCGCAGAATGGAAAGAAACGGGAGAGCCGCCATTCATGTCTCTAGCTCCGTCACCAAGCTGGCATACTATGGATATGAAGGACTTGCGGTATATCTACAAGATGGCTCTGGTTGCGAATATCCTCGAGCTCAGCAATACGAACGATATCTGTCTATTATGGGGTGAAATGGGCGT GCTGTTCCAACTCGCAACACAATACGACTTTGTTGCCCATACCTTGGCTGCGACATCAGCACAACGACTTGCAGTAACTACAAAATCACACGAGGCCTCCTTGGACGCGTTCCACTACCGGAAACAGGCCCTTCATGGATTATATCGGGCAATGGGCAGCTTTTCCAAAGAAAATGCCGATGCAATCCTGGCGGCTTCTCTGGGATGTTCATATATAATGTCGGACTC ACGCTCCCTAATGACCCTTGCGGGAAACATCTCCACTGTAAGCCTCGAGAGCATCGTCCTGTCTACAACACCGCTCACAATAGAGCAGGTGGCGAATCGAATGAAGCCATGGCTGGAGCGGTCGGCCTTCCACCGCATCTTCACATATGAGCTTCCTTGCCCCGAGAACGAAGAACAGGCAGCGGCAACGCCTCCGGAGACTGGGGACGTAGAGCACCGCTTCGCCCTGGTCAAGAAGCTTCTAGCCGAAGGAGTCAACTCCGTCAACGGATTGGCATTCTGTTTCCAAGGCGATCGAGATCTCTCTGCAGTTCTTCGACAGCTCAGAGACGTGATGCGGCTTGTCCATGAACGACTCGGCTCCGACATCACCGCAGAAGACCAGTACCGATTAGTATATCCCTTCACGGCATGGTTCGTGAAGAGCCCGGCTGCATCCTTTGTGTCTCTCAGCAAGAAGAACCCCTACATGTTGGTGTTCCTGCTGCACTTGTATGCAGTCGTTGTCGCGCTTACAACAGCGCTACCCAGAATCGACGTTCCTTTATTCGCAAAGTATCGTCTGAGGGCAATACTCCAAATCTGCAGCGTTTTGAAAGACGATCCGGGGTTTTTGTGCCAGCGATGTAATGGCCTTCACGCATATCAAGAGATTATGTCTTTTCCCCTGAATAGCGTTTCTGCATATCAGCAGCTTGGACGAGAGAAAGAGTTTCCTGGAGCATAA
- a CDS encoding uncharacterized protein (EggNog:ENOG41~TransMembrane:1 (o347-366i)) encodes MTTVKPVLRRSHTKSKFGCQACKQRHVKCDEFRPTCHRCLSSKIPCKYPDQPPEEEPEQETPSLWWPEDIENACAEWKETGEPPFMSLAPSPSWHTMDMKDLRYIYKMALVANILELSNTNDICLLWGEMGVLFQLATQYDFVAHTLAATSAQRLAVTTKSHEASLDAFHYRKQALHGLYRAMGSFSKENADAILAASLGCSYIMSDSRSLMTLAGNISTVANRMKPWLERSAFHRIFTYELPCPENEEQAAATPPETGDVEHRFALVKKLLAEGVNSVNGLAFCFQGDRDLSAVLRQLRDVMRLVHERLGSDITAEDQYRLVYPFTAWFVKSPAASFVSLSKKNPYMLVFLLHLYAVVVALTTALPRIDVPLFAKYRLRAILQICSVLKDDPGFLCQRCNGLHAYQEIMSFPLNSVSAYQQLGREKEFPGA; translated from the exons ATGACGACGGTCAAGCCAGTGCTTCGCAGAAGCCACACGAAATCAAAGTTTGGCTGCCAGGCGTGTAAGCAGCGGCACGTCAAATGTGACGAGTTTCGACCAACATG TCACAGATGTCTTTCTTCAAAAATACCGTGTAAATATCCTGATCAGCCTCCGGAGGAAGAGCCTGAACAGGAGACTCCTTCTCTCTGGTGGCCGGAAGACATTGAAAATGCATGCGCAGAATGGAAAGAAACGGGAGAGCCGCCATTCATGTCTCTAGCTCCGTCACCAAGCTGGCATACTATGGATATGAAGGACTTGCGGTATATCTACAAGATGGCTCTGGTTGCGAATATCCTCGAGCTCAGCAATACGAACGATATCTGTCTATTATGGGGTGAAATGGGCGT GCTGTTCCAACTCGCAACACAATACGACTTTGTTGCCCATACCTTGGCTGCGACATCAGCACAACGACTTGCAGTAACTACAAAATCACACGAGGCCTCCTTGGACGCGTTCCACTACCGGAAACAGGCCCTTCATGGATTATATCGGGCAATGGGCAGCTTTTCCAAAGAAAATGCCGATGCAATCCTGGCGGCTTCTCTGGGATGTTCATATATAATGTCGGACTC ACGCTCCCTAATGACCCTTGCGGGAAACATCTCCACT GTGGCGAATCGAATGAAGCCATGGCTGGAGCGGTCGGCCTTCCACCGCATCTTCACATATGAGCTTCCTTGCCCCGAGAACGAAGAACAGGCAGCGGCAACGCCTCCGGAGACTGGGGACGTAGAGCACCGCTTCGCCCTGGTCAAGAAGCTTCTAGCCGAAGGAGTCAACTCCGTCAACGGATTGGCATTCTGTTTCCAAGGCGATCGAGATCTCTCTGCAGTTCTTCGACAGCTCAGAGACGTGATGCGGCTTGTCCATGAACGACTCGGCTCCGACATCACCGCAGAAGACCAGTACCGATTAGTATATCCCTTCACGGCATGGTTCGTGAAGAGCCCGGCTGCATCCTTTGTGTCTCTCAGCAAGAAGAACCCCTACATGTTGGTGTTCCTGCTGCACTTGTATGCAGTCGTTGTCGCGCTTACAACAGCGCTACCCAGAATCGACGTTCCTTTATTCGCAAAGTATCGTCTGAGGGCAATACTCCAAATCTGCAGCGTTTTGAAAGACGATCCGGGGTTTTTGTGCCAGCGATGTAATGGCCTTCACGCATATCAAGAGATTATGTCTTTTCCCCTGAATAGCGTTTCTGCATATCAGCAGCTTGGACGAGAGAAAGAGTTTCCTGGAGCATAA
- a CDS encoding uncharacterized protein (EggNog:ENOG41): MGRDALVQEQPAVELDAAVPAFRYPDYVDIATNFYKNRLLYAPGDPAYAELAGDLDLLPVIRVPSVTLDPDQAPVFPATNGSSTAQHFSGPRVHHIVQGCGENIPLQSPQVFAEAVLEVAALGRRHN, encoded by the coding sequence ATGGGCCGAGACGCTCTGGTCCAGGAACAGCCCGCAGTGGAACTGGATGCGGCGGTTCCGGCGTTTCGCTACCCAGACTATGTCGACATCGCGACTAACTTTTACAAGAACCGCCTATTGTATGCGCCCGGCGACCCAGCCTATGCGGAATTGGCCGGCGACCTAGACTTGCTGCCCGTCATCAGAGTCCCCTCCGTGACGCTGGACCCGGACCAGGCTCCTGTCTTCCCCGCGACGAATGGCTCGTCAACTGCGCAGCACTTTTCGGGCCCGCGAGTCCATCATATCGTGCAAGGCTGTGGCGAGAATATTCCTCTTCAAAGCCCACAAGTCTTTGCGGAAGCGGTCCTGGAAGTCGCGGCTCTCGGGAGGCGCCATAATTAA
- a CDS encoding uncharacterized protein (EggNog:ENOG41): MAWLWSDWRNCSEKDAVHTLTPIRFVNTSTLSIAYYDSAPRDSAAPVAILVHGFPYSIDTYVDVVPKLSAKGYRLIVPYLRGHGTTSFLSPSTPRSAEQAALGKDIVDLMDALSTDKAIFAGFDWGSVAVNVAAAL; the protein is encoded by the exons ATGGCTTGGCTGTGGTCTGATTGGAGGAATTGCTCGGAGAAGGACGCAG TCCATACTCTGACGCCCATACGATTTGTGAATACCTCGACACTATCCATTGCCTACTATGACTCGGCGCCAAGAGACTCAGCCGCACCAGTTGCCATCCTGGTCCACGGGTTTCCGTACTCGATCGACACCTATGTCGACGTTGTGCCCAAGCTCTCGGCCAAGGGCTATCGCTTGATAGTGCCATATCTGCGTGGCCATGGCACCACCTCGTTTCTCTCGCCAAGCACCCCCCGCAGCGCGGAACAGGCCGCCCTGGGCAAGGATATCGTCGACCTGATGGACGCTCTCAGCACCGACAAGGCCATCTTTGCGGGCTTCGACTGGGGCTCCGTTGCCGTCAACGTTGCCGCAGCCCTGTGA
- a CDS encoding uncharacterized protein (EggNog:ENOG41~MEROPS:MER0047718~SECRETED:SignalP(1-18)), translated as MKFSSTLGLLALAGGASASSNTAAAAAQSQFAANTTVVPNTFLIELQMDFHPGLQPKEKFAKTAPGSKAGYHVRQQYNSTEHFFGVSVAFDQDVDLATLKKTAGVKNAWSVTVVPRPVPYQQLTGSPVSKDGQDSLPNYRGSGRVNEPLAMAGVDKLHKQGIKGKGVQIAIIDTGVDYNHPSLGGGFGPGYKIALGDDFVGDDYTGLNSPVPDPDPLATCDGGGHGTHTAGIVGMEDADNEGFGLVGVAPEATIAAYRIFGCSEGSSTTTDVIIAAMLRAVQDGADVVSMSLGGGNGWELDNPFNDVVTQLVNSGVAVVAAIGNVGIEGLYWPQSPGLSHDALSVASVESGVFPVAYTAHDDQQNALDYISVFPATNLGRQQIYTLGTGLGVPPDPTISSGCDASVWASLQSATNQGIINWNNTILLVSVTESCVSLFNNWGEAAAIGVKTMMVYVADDEQLNASPLDGVQMVYLNHENSQKLIDIFDNLPADQASYYLTFDGDKAKDVSNKLGATVDAFSSYGPTVEMTLAPKISSPGGNILSTWPLEGGGYALLSGTSMATPFVAASAALLKSQQPHLGVSELYARLMATAKPLKEFGLPLVASTARQGGGLVDAYSAVHADTVISPSEIDLRDSASPAPQTITIINQSKGKKTYQIGHIPAAFTRVYYNYLAGGPDIPRNGSIYPLEIDASAEFSQSSLTLEAGQSATFEAQITPQEDKWPYSMPVYAGFVKVSSDNETYSIPYIGVPTNRAEVGPIMVNATPPGSPSSPAVYKFQITNPGGQATKPNIDTYNITGSPDDALPLVDISTGLPSRLVRLELVSANTSFVPSIYGFDPNVTIDYQPPALATQSGYLGEPSYGIVSASTMDPVASNSPIKQGTTFNLFVSGLIESPTLTSDNNTSIQLVSGDYRPLFRALKWNGDETNPADYQSWLGPVLRLNVTSS; from the exons ATGAAGTTTAGCTCTACACTGGGCCTCCTGGCCCTCGCCGGCGGAGCGTCAGCATCGTCTAatacagctgcagctgcagctcagagCCAGTTTGCTGCAAATACCACTGTAGTCCCCAACACATTCCTCATTGAGCTGCAGATGGACTTTCATCCTGGCCTGCAGCCCAAAGAAAAGTTTGCAAAGACAGCTCCGGGCAGCAAAGCCGGATATCATGTTCGTCAGCAGTATAACAGCACCGAGCATTTCTTTGGCGTCTCGGTTGCCTTTGACCAAGACGTTGATCTCGCCACTCTAAAGAAGACGGCTGGCGTGAAGAATGCTTGGAGCGTCACCGTCGTGCCTCGCCCTGTCCCCTATCAACAGCTGACGGGCTCGCCAGTGTCGAAAGATGGACAGGACAGCCTGCCCAATTACAGAGGCAGCGGGAGGGTCAATGAGCCACTGGCAATGGCCGGCGTAGACAAGCTCCACAAACAAGGCATCAAGGGCAAAGGAGTGCAGATTGCCATAATCGATACCGGCGTCGACTATAACCATCCTTCCTTGGGTGGAGGATTCGGCCCAGGTTACAAGATTGCTCTGGGAGACGACTTTGTGGGAGACGACTATACCGGCCTCAACTCCCCTGTGCCGGATCCTGATCCCCTGGCCACATGTGATGGTGGAGGACATGGGACTCACACGGCTG GTATTGTCGGCATGGAGGATGCCGACAATGAGGGATTTGGATTAGTGGGTGTGGCTCCTGAAGCAACTATTGCAGCGTATCGTATTTTTGGGTGCAGTGAGGGGAGCAGCACTACCACTGATGTTATCATTGCGGCGATGCTCAGGGCTGTGCAAGATGGCGCAGATGTTGTGTCCATGTCCCTTGGAGGAGGTAACGGATGGGAACTAGACAATCCATTCAACGACGTCGTCACCCAGCTGGTCAATAGTGGCGTAGCCGTtgtggctgccattggcaacgTCGGTATCGAAGGGCTATACTGGCCTCAGTCTCCTGGCCTGTCCCACGACGCACTATCTGTGGCTTCGGTTGAGAGCGGCGTTTTCCCCGTGGCATATACCGCTCACGACGACCAGCAAAACGCCCTCGACTATATATCTGTATTTCCCGCAACCAACCTGGGCCGCCAGCAGATCTACACGTTGGGGACAGGTCTTGGAGTACCTCCCGATCCTACCATCTCGAGTGGATGCGATGCGTCGGTATGGGCCTCTTTGCAATCGGCTACGAATCAAGGCATTATTAACTGGAACAACACCATCTTGTTAGTCTCAGTGACTGAATCGTGTGTATCCTTATTCAATAATTGGGGCGAAGCAGCTGCGATCGGCGTCAAGACAATGATGGTCTATGTTGCAGACGATGAGCAGCTAAACGCGAGTCCACTCGATGGCGTGCAGATGGTGTATTTGAACCATGAAAACTCGCAAAAGCTCATCGATATTTTCGACAACCTACCCGCCGACCAGGCCTCTTATTATCTGACATTTGACggcgacaaggccaaggacgtGTCGAACAAGCTCGGAGCAACAGTGGATGCCTTCTCCAGCTATGGTCCCACCGTCGAGATGACACTCGCGCCCAAGATTTCCTCTCCTGGAGGCAACATCCTCTCCACCTGGCCCCTGGAGGGAGGCGGCTATGCCCTTTTGTCGGGTACTTCGATGGCCACCCCTTTCGTCGCCGCAAGTGCCGCACTGCTCAAATCCCAGCAGCCACACCTCGGCGTTTCAGAGCTCTATGCACGACTGATGGCCACTGCTAAGCCGCTCAAGGAGTTTGGCCTGCCGCTTGTTGCCTCTACGGCTCGACAGGGCGGTGGCTTAGTCGACGCGTATTCCGCCGTCCATGCGGACACTGTCATTTCCCCTTCTGAGATCGACCTGCGGGATTCCGCATCGCCGGCTCCACAGACGATCACCATCATAAATCAATccaaggggaagaagacaTACCAGATAGGGCACATCCCAGCGGCCTTTACCAGGGTCTATTACAACTATCTGGCCGGCGGTCCGGATATTCCAAGGAATGGAAGTATCTACCCCTTAGAAATTGATGCCTCAGCCGAGTTTTCTCAGTCGTCTCTGACACTTGAGGCCGGACAGTCGGCCACATTCGAGGCTCAGATTACTCCGCAGGAAGACAAATGGCCGTATTCAATGCCCGTGTACGCCGGCTTTGTCAAGGTGTCTTCTGACAATGAGACGTATTCAATTCCGTACATTGGTGTGCCTACTAATCGAGCAGAGGTTGGCCCTATTATGGTGAATGCAACACCGCCAGgttcaccatcttctccggCCGTATACAAATTCCAAATAACCAATCCCGGTGGCCAGGCGACTAAGCCGAATATCGATACGTATAATATTACCGGTAGCCCGGACGATGCTCTCCCATTGGTCGATATCTCTACTGGACTGCCCTCTCGGCTCGTCCGCTTAGAACTCGTATCGGCAAACACATCCTTTGTCCCATCGATATATGGCTTCGACCCCAACGTTACTATTGACTATCAGCCGCCGGCTCTAGCTACTCAATCCGGTTATCTTGGCGAACCCAGCTATGGAATCGTCTCTGCATCCACAATGGACCCTGTCGCCAGTAATAGTCCCATCAAGCAAGGCACTACGTTTAACTTGTTTGTATCTGGTCTCATTGAATCCCCCACCTTGACAAGCGACAACAACACCTCGATCCAGCTAGTTTCTGGAGATTACCGGCCGCTTTTCCGGGCCTTGAAATGGAACGGTGATGAGACGAATCCTGCTGATTACCAGTCGTGGCTGGGACCAGTCCTAAGATTGAACGTTACAAGTTCTTGA
- a CDS encoding uncharacterized protein (EggNog:ENOG41~MEROPS:MER0000432~SECRETED:SignalP(1-19)) codes for MRSLLLLSAYFGLLSETSAATIPAVKPFTVNLSSRVPHMLDLIGRTTLPAAELAAAHASSNMSLTTGMPLDTLKSLHKEWIKSFNWTREEEQMNTYNHFTTQIGDQTVHFIHEKSKHPNAIPLILLHGWPGSFLEMLHLLDQLMLSNSSQAFDIVIPSLPGFGFSSPAPNGWSTSDTATLFNTLMTQILGYKSYAVHGTDWGSVVGFDIYDQFNTTVKAAHFNFLPFFPLTPEELEAQGITLTAAEAIQEQRAMDFDNSGIGYYMEQSTTVNTVGLALYDNPVGQLSWIAEKFIIWSDPRRGTGPSFVTNNEILRHVSMYYLTQTFDSAAFIYAQNPTGKGFSYTYRRARSNQPLLYSNFQWNMLFYPEKLVAIVGNLVYYNSVEFGGHFPALDNPPALADDIRMIGNYFKS; via the exons ATGAGatcacttcttcttctaagCGCCTACTTCGGGCTGCTATCAGAAACAAGCGCGGCGACTATTCCCGCTGTGAAGCCTTTCACCGTGAACCTTTCTTCGCGGGTGCCGCACATGCTTGATCTGATTGGGAGGACAACTCTGCCTGCCGCTgagctcgctgctgctcatgCTAGTTCCAACATGAGCTTGACAACCGGAATGCCGCTCGATACGCTAAAGAGCTTACACAAAGAATGGATAAAGAGCTTCAATTGGACTCGGGAAGAAGAACAGATGAACAC ATATAACCATTTCACAACACAGATTGGAGATCAGACCGTTCACTTTATCCATGAGAAATCTAAGCACCCAAATGCCATTCCCCTCATCTTGCTGCACGGCTGGCCTGGCTCGTTCCTCGAAATGCTTCACCTCCTCGACCAGCTCATGTTGAGCAACTCCAGCCAAGCATTCGATATCGTCATCCCATCTCTGCCCGGCTTTGGATTCTCGTCTCCCGCTCCCAACGGCTGGTCAACGTCGGACACGGCCACCCTCTTCAACACGCTCATGACGCAAATTCTCGGATACAAGAGCTATGCGGTGCATGGGACGGATTGGGGCAGTGTCGTGGGGTTTGACATTTATGATCAGTTCAATACTACTGTCAAGGCGGCGCATTTCAActttttgcccttcttccctttgactcctgaggagctggaggcaCAAGGAATCACGCTCACTGCGGCTGAGGCGATTCAGGAGCAGAGGGCTATGGACTTTGATAATTCGGGCATTGGCTACTACATGGAACAGTCCACAACT GTGAATACCGTGGGCCTCGCTTTATATGATAACCCAGTTGGACAACTATCTTGGATCGCCGAGAAATTCATCATCT GGTCTGACCCGCGACGAGGAACTGGCCCTTCCTTCGTCACCAACAATGAGATTCTCAGGCACGTATCCATGTACTATCTCACCCAGACTTTCGACTCTGCCGCCTTCATCTATGCCCAGAACCCAACTGGCAAGGGTTTCTCGTACACCTACCGAAGAGCCCGAAGCAACCAGCCTCTTTTGTATAGCAACTTCCAGTGGAATATGCTATTCTACCCAGAGAAGCTGGTGGCGATAGTCGGCAACTTGGTCTATTATAATT CGGTTGAGTTTGGCGGACATTTTCCCGCGCTGGATAACCCGCCTGCATTGGCTGACGACATTAGAATGATTGGAAATTACTTTAAATCGTAA
- a CDS encoding uncharacterized protein (EggNog:ENOG41), whose amino-acid sequence MSPMSSDSYYIIPNLQAMDPSAHEIDLNAQTWIQPIIIEDEDLMFGGKSLSTWYEEDRSRLSSGSSSGSDDGNQSPEEEEEHRGRERTRRHHHDKKTLKKSHRK is encoded by the coding sequence ATGTCACCAATGTCATCAGATTCATACTACATCATCCCCAACCTACAAGCCATGGACCCCTCCGCCCACGAGATCGACCTCAACGCTCAGACATGGATCCAGCCCATAATCATCGAGGATGAGGATCTCATGTTTGGCGGCAAGTCCCTGAGCACCTGGTACGAGGAGGACCGCTCGCgcctcagcagcggcagcagtagCGGCAGTGATGATGGTAACCAGAGccccgaggaggaggaggagcaccGAGGACGAGAGCGAACGAGGCGACACCACCACGACAAGAAGACGCTGAAGAAGTCTCACCGAAAGTGA
- a CDS encoding uncharacterized protein (EggNog:ENOG41) → MIEEEWRYFAPGGLITPGGPSEWFILDWDQRRIISVTMDEEQESEDTAIGHLKKHIDALGPDVYAIHLSQDGELISTSTKPEDDQAWCVYYPPLQHVQRPKHVKTVLRSELLELDRFGPNVDLVSYLPRADATEPKQAAFKYYFLSQFLYVIWHEMNVWMRLPAHPNVVPFDRLVLDELQGHVVGFTSLYIPGGTLSENKSRVFKLEWLRQLTAVVDDLNFKHGIAHQDISARNLLIDPKTDALMLFDFNYCGQIGGIGYGEDRNDVKGVIFTLYEMITRDTHFRNVRHSEQNPADVQGLEEWAQHPDVKLDHPVSEYRVVLNDWVDKRRTGRQISHYKEASEYIEWPEFPQPPPEDRVVTYINGDTGTESHVMLAHQRRDERNKGNAILEWERPARTKLRDGDVLLANGQFAPNN, encoded by the coding sequence ATGATTGAAGAGGAATGGCGGTATTTTGCGCCCGGGGGGCTTATTACTCCTGGCGGGCCGAGCGAATGGTTCATCCTTGACTGGGATCAACGACGCATAATCTCTGTGACCATGGATGAGGAGCAAGAGAGCGAGGATACGGCAATTGGACATCTCAAGAAGCACATTGATGCCCTGGGGCCCGATGTATACGCCATCCATTTATCGCAGGACGGTGAGTTGATCTCAACGTCGACCAAGCCTGAAGACGACCAAGCTTGGTGTGTTTACTACCCTCCGCTGCAGCATGTTCAGCGTCCCAAACATGTCAAGACTGTGCTCCGCTCAGAATTACTCGAGTTGGATCGGTTTGGTCCAAATGTCGATCTTGTTTCTTATTTGCCTCGTGCAGATGCAACTGAGCCGAAACAAGCCGCCTTCAAGTACTACTTCCTTAGCCAGTTCCTGTACGTGATTTGGCATGAGATGAACGTGTGGATGCGTCTTCCCGCGCACCCAAACGTTGTCCCGTTTGATCGACTTgtgctggacgagctgcagGGCCATGTCGTCGGCTTTACGAGCCTTTATATCCCTGGCGGCACGTTGAGCGAGAATAAATCGCGGGTGTTCAAGCTCGAATGGCTCCGGCAGCTGACTGCTGTAGTCGATGACTTGAATTTCAAGCATGGCATCGCTCATCAGGATATCTCCGCACGGAATCTTCTCATTGATCCCAAGACCGATGCTCTCATGTTGTTCGACTTCAATTATTGTGGGCAGATTGGCGGCATTGGATATGGAGAGGACCGCAACGATGTCAAAGGGGTCATATTTACTCTTTATGAGATGATTACGCGCGACACGCATTTCCGAAATGTTCGACACAGTGAACAGAACCCAGCCGACGTACAAGGGTTGGAGGAATGGGCACAGCATCCGGACGTCAAGCTTGATCATCCCGTTTCGGAATACCGAGTGGTGTTGAATGACTGGGTGGATAAAAGACGAACCGGAAGACAGATTTCTCATTATAAAGAAGCGTCCGAGTACATTGAATGGCCAGAATTCCCACAGCCACCCCCGGAGGACCGGGTCGTCACATATATCAACGGTGACACGGGAACTGAATCCCATGTGATGCTAGCTCATCAGCGTCGCGATGAGAGAAACAAGGGCAACGCCATCTTGGAGTGGGAACGTCCTGCGCGGACCAAGCTTAGGGACGGAGATGTGCTTCTTGCCAATGGGCAGTTTGCTCCTAATAATTGA